A window of the Lactuca sativa cultivar Salinas chromosome 7, Lsat_Salinas_v11, whole genome shotgun sequence genome harbors these coding sequences:
- the LOC111880795 gene encoding putative F-box/LRR-repeat protein 23 has product MASTSTVNPLNAMEESPNWLEMPHELMANILQRLDDVEILNSALKVCTTWWRICKDPAMWKVIDMHRPIDARDVDYDLEALTKQAVHLSCGELIDFSISGFGTDDLLDYILLSSSKLNSLCLTDCYNITSSGLSRGLERVPQLEKLHISYTSWRVNYSEVIVPNCPQLKSFKLDKECIEIGLTNDDDALAIAENMPELRHLQVFGNKMTNTGLQAILDGCPHLESLDVRTCYNINIFGDEVKLCKERIKNFKCPGDSIENCTFLPPFHVYVDPNNQWGDYEHYDDGFYYDDYDDPSDYI; this is encoded by the exons ATGGCGTCGACATCCACCGTAAACCCCTTGAATGCAATGGAGGAATCTCCAAATTGGCTTGAAATGCCTCACGAACTGATGGCAAATATACTTCAGAGATTGGATGATGTAGAAATACTCAACAGTGCACTTAAAGTATGCACAACATGGTGGAGAATTTGCAAGGATCCGGCAATGTGGAAAGTCATCGACATGCACAGACCGATTGATGCTCGGGATGTAGATTACGATCTTGAGGCGCTGACTAAGCAGGCAGTTCATCTAAGTTGTGGGGAATTGATCGATTTCAGTATCTCGGGGTTTGGCACTGATGATCTCCTTGATTACATTCTGCTAAG CTCAAGTAAACTTAACAGTCTTTGCCTTACGGACTGCTACAATATCACAAGCAGTGGGTTGAGTCGTGGGCTCGAAAGAGTGCCACAATTGGAGAAACTTCACATTTCTTACACGTCTTGGAGGGTAAACTACAGCGAAGTTATTGTACCAAATTGCCCCCAACTTAAGTCCTTCAAGTTGGACAAAGAATGCATAGAGATAGGCCTTACAAATGACGATGATGCCCTTGCCATTGCAGAAAACATGCCTGAGTTACGCCATCTGCAGGTGTTTGGTAATAAGATGACAAACACTGGACTCCAAGCCATTCTTGATGGATGCCCTCACCTCGAATCCCTAGACGTTCGTACGTGTTACAACATTAATATTTTCGGGGATGAAGTAAAACTCTGCAAGGAAAGGATCAAAAATTTCAAGTGTCCTGGTGACTCGATTGAAAACTGCACGTTTCTTCCTCCGTTTCATGTCTATGTGGACCCCAATAATCAGTGGGGAGATTACGAGCATTATGATGATGGTTTCTAttatgatgattatgatgatCCTTCCGACTATATATGA
- the LOC111880765 gene encoding CASP-like protein 4D1 — MTVKSVAYSILVLRIITLLILAASATYMALNSYKLAGQKKITWKDLKTYRYVFATAVIGVVYTLIQIPFALYYARTEKRLIRHSCLPEFDFYGDKLVSYILATGVGAGFAASMELRETVDDFVALIAIILAAVNENINLAFNLDKFLSETHKFLHRGIIATILLTIGFAFMAITSILQLVGYYS, encoded by the exons ATGACAGTCAAATCCGTAGCATACTCCATCCTGGTGCTGAGGATCATCACTCTTCTGATCTTAGCTGCTTCAGCCACGTACATGGCTCTTAACAGTTACAAACTTGCAGGTCAGAAGAAGATTACTTGGAAAGATCTCAAAACTTACAG GTATGTTTTCGCGACTGCTGTCATCGGTGTTGTCTACACGCTGATTCAAATTCCTTTCGCTTTATATTATGCACGCACGGAGAAGAGGTTGATTCGTCATTCGTGTCTCCCAGAGTTTGACTTCTATGGAGATAAG TTGGTCAGCTATATTTTAGCAACGGGGGTTGGTGCAGGCTTTGCTGCATCAATGGAGTTACGGGAAACGGTGGATGATTTTGTTGCTCTCATTGCTATCATATTGGCTGCAGTAAATGAAAACATCAATTTGGCGTTCAATCTTGATAAATTCCTTTCCGAAACTCATAAGTTTCTTCATCGCGGGATCATTGCTACTATTCTCCTTACTATTGGTTTCGCTTTCATGGCCATCACCTCTATTCTTCAGTTAGTTGGCTATTATTCTTAA
- the LOC111880763 gene encoding putative F-box/LRR-repeat protein 23, which yields MASTSAADPLLAMEETLDWLKMPHELMANIIRRSDAKEILNSALKVCTTWSRICKDPAMWRIIDMHEPGEACDEDYDLEALTKQAVDLSCGELIDISIQGFGTGDLLHYIVLRSSKLKSLCLKNCDVTGDELSDAVKRVPMLEKLHLSYISIDAYDIEVIGQNCSQLKSFMLNSKEFEPHPQTENDNDALAIANNMPELRHLDLFDSDITNKGLKAILNGCPHLESLDVRMCYNLDLDGSIGKLCMERIKDLKYADDSVDNSWFHYWMHEYDESYESDSD from the exons ATGGCGTCGACCTCCGCAGCAGACCCGTTGTTAGCAATGGAGGAAACCCTGGATTGGTTGAAAATGCCTCATGAACTGATGGCAAATATCATTCGGAGATCAGATGCTAAAGAGATACTCAACAGTGCACTGAAAGTGTGCACAACATGGTCGAGAATTTGCAAGGATCCGGCGATGTGGAGGATCATCGATATGCATGAACCAGGTGAAGCTTGTGACGAGGATTACGATCTTGAGGCGTTGACTAAGCAGGCAGTCGATCTAAGCTGTGGGGAGTTGATCGATATCAGTATCCAAGGTTTTGGCACCGGTGATCTCCTTCATTACATTGTGCTACG ATCAAGTAAACTGAAGAGTCTTTGCCTTAAGAACTGCGATGTCACAGGCGATGAGTTGAGTGATGCAGTCAAAAGGGTACCGATGTTGGAGAAACTTCACCTGTCTTACATCTCTATCGACGCATACGACATCGAAGTTATTGGACAAAATTGCTCTCAACTCAAGTCCTTCATGCTGAACAGCAAAGAGTTCGAACCGCACCCACAAACTGAAAATGACAATGATGCCCTTGCCATCGCAAATAACATGCCTGAGTTACGCCATCTGGATCTTTTTGATAGTGATATCACAAACAAGGGACTCAAGGCCATTCTTAATGGCTGCCCTCACCTTGAATCCCTAGATGTTCGTATGTGTTATAACCTTGATCTTGATGGCAGTATAGGAAAACTTTGCATGGAACGGATCAAAGACCTTAAGTATGCTGATGACTCGGTGGACAACTCTTGGTTTCATTACTGGATGcatgaatatgatgaatcttACGAAAGTGATAGCGATTAA
- the LOC111880764 gene encoding uncharacterized protein LOC111880764 — protein MSLFKFFRKIDKKAIQEDNEQHKHMRLDLSSLPVDPAERPAIEYYHVNQRDEIRRTYLQKGPFQTQNYKFPQRDFGGELESGIGLNQEVVLGDLGKDNSYRDRKAEAIRIFRLLKSFDFVFCLHLMVDILGVTNHLNTTLQRKYQDIVNVMNQVSSSKKAIQEIRDVGWEPLLGNVTLFCNKHDVRIVDMEDEYYDGFSRRRGSQVNNLHHYHVDVFKAVIDMQLQELNHRFNEANTKLLLCIACLCPCESFKAFDLDKLMEMATLYKEEFRTEYDLQVLEVELKNYIKDVREDERFNQLKSIG, from the exons ATGTCTTTATTCAAGTTTTTTAGAAAGATTGATAAAAAAGCAATACAAGAAGATAATGAGCAACATAAGCATATGAGACTTGATTTAAGTTCACTACCCGTTGACCCGGCAGAACGTCCCGCTATAGAATATTATCATGTGAATCAAAGAGATGAAATTAGAAGAACATACTTGCAAAAAGGACCTTTCCAAACTCAAAACTATAAGTTTCCACAACGTGATTTTGGAG GTGAGCTTGAGAGTGGTATCGGTTTGAACCAAGAAGTGG TACTTGGAGACCTTGGTAAAGATAATAGTTATCGTGATCGTAAAGCTGAAGCAATTCGCATCTTCAGGTTATTAAAATCCTTTGATTTTGTGTTTTGTCTACACTTAATGGTTGATATCTTGGGAGTCACAAATCATTTGAATACAACATTACAAAGAAAATACCAAGATATTGTAAATGTCATGAATCAAGTAAGCAGCTCTAAAAAAGCAATTCAAGAAATTAGAGATGTAGGATGGGAACCACTTTTAGGGAATGTTACTTTGTTTTGCAATAAACATGATGTTAGAATCGTGGATATGGAAGATGAATATTATGATGGATTCAGTCGTCGAAGAGGTTCACAG GTTAACAACTTGCATCATTATCATGTTGATGTATTTAAGGCGGTGATTGATATGCAACTTCAAGAGCTTAACCATCGTTTTAATGAAGCCAATACGAAATTACTTCTTTGCATAGCTTGTTTGTGCCCGTGTGAGTCTTTTAAAGCCTTTGATTTGGATAAGCTAATGGAAATGGCTACACTTTATAAGGAAGAATTTCGAACAGAATATGATCTTCAAGTTCTTGAAGTTGAACTTAAAAATTACATTAAGGATGTACGAGAAGATGAACGATTTAATCAATTGAAGAGCATTGGATAA